CGGCATCGAGCCGGACTGGATCATCGGCACTTCGATCGGCGCCATCAATGCGAGCCTGATCGCCGGCAACAGGCCCGAGCTGCGCCTCGCACGCTTGCGCGAATTCTGGAAACGGATGGAGCAGACGTCGGCCTGGCAGATCGGCGACGCCTTTGCCGGTTTCCACGAGCGGCTGTCGGTGTGGTCGACGGTCGCGCACGGGATTGCCGGCTTCTTCAAGCCCAACCTGCTCGCGCATATCGGCGATTCCTATCCGCTGGGCGCGGATCATGCCGGCTATTACTCGATCGCGCCGCTGGAGCGGACGCTTCTGGATCTGGTCGATTTCGGTCTGGTCAACCGGGGTTCGCCGCGCTTGACGGTCGGCGCCGCCCATGTGCGAAGCAGCCAGATGCGCTATTTCGATACCGGCGTCTGCGCGCTTTCGGTCAAGCACATCCTGGCGTCGGGTGCCTTGCCGCCGGCTTTTCCGCCCGTGCGCATCGAGGGCGAGCTCTATTGGGATGGCGGCATCCTCTCCAACACGCCGACCGAAGCCGTGTTCGATGACAATCCGCGCCGGGATTCGTTGATATTCTCCGTGCACCTTTGGAATCCGGATGGCTCCGAGCCGACCACGATGGCGGATGTGTTCAATCGCCAGAAGGACATTCAATACTCCAGCCGGATCGCGACCCAGATCGCGCGTCAGCAGCAGGCACATCGCCTGCGCCATATCATCAACGAGCTTGCGGCGAAGTTGCCGGAGAGCGAACGCAACAAGCCGCTGGTGAAGGAGCTCGCAAGCTATGGCTGCCAGACGCGCATGCACGTGGTCCGCCTGCAGGCGCCTCAGCTTGATCGCGAGAGCCACACCAAGGACATCGATTTCAGCGCCGCCGGCATCAGGCAACGCTGGGACGCCGGCTATG
This genomic interval from Bradyrhizobium sp. NP1 contains the following:
- a CDS encoding patatin-like phospholipase family protein; the encoded protein is MQDNSPSRGITPCKPLPGQVVLVLQGGGALGSYQAGVYQALHEAGIEPDWIIGTSIGAINASLIAGNRPELRLARLREFWKRMEQTSAWQIGDAFAGFHERLSVWSTVAHGIAGFFKPNLLAHIGDSYPLGADHAGYYSIAPLERTLLDLVDFGLVNRGSPRLTVGAAHVRSSQMRYFDTGVCALSVKHILASGALPPAFPPVRIEGELYWDGGILSNTPTEAVFDDNPRRDSLIFSVHLWNPDGSEPTTMADVFNRQKDIQYSSRIATQIARQQQAHRLRHIINELAAKLPESERNKPLVKELASYGCQTRMHVVRLQAPQLDRESHTKDIDFSAAGIRQRWDAGYAHTKTALERAPWEGEFDPLSGVILHDQPELLPRAAE